From Caminibacter mediatlanticus TB-2, the proteins below share one genomic window:
- a CDS encoding AMIN domain-containing protein: MRFLFLLIFIVCLNARINPFEPVIKPHQTQIVKPVFFKKEVVYLPKDARVLKKVIFVYQTLSSDIKQKTIDINKNIDFHKPIILLHKSKNFKNQKAYFKYFYLYIQNKKIFIKTKDKLIRSFFLVKPFRLVLDFKRYSNIPTIKKEFNSFVKKVVVGSHTSFYRVVIYLDANYNYKVIKKKDGVEIEFY; this comes from the coding sequence GTGAGATTTTTATTTTTATTAATATTTATAGTTTGTTTAAATGCAAGAATTAATCCCTTTGAACCTGTAATTAAGCCACATCAAACTCAAATAGTTAAGCCTGTTTTTTTTAAAAAAGAGGTTGTTTATCTTCCAAAAGACGCAAGAGTTTTAAAAAAAGTTATTTTTGTATATCAAACATTAAGTAGTGATATAAAGCAAAAAACCATAGATATTAATAAAAATATTGATTTTCACAAACCAATAATTTTACTCCATAAATCTAAAAATTTTAAAAATCAAAAAGCTTATTTTAAATATTTTTATTTATATATCCAAAATAAAAAAATTTTTATAAAAACAAAAGATAAGTTGATTAGAAGCTTTTTTCTCGTAAAACCTTTTAGATTAGTCCTTGATTTTAAAAGATATTCAAATATTCCAACAATAAAAAAAGAGTTTAATTCATTTGTAAAAAAAGTAGTTGTGGGTTCTCATACATCATTTTATAGAGTAGTTATTTATTTAGATGCAAATTATAATTATAAAGTTATTAAGAAAAAAGATGGAGTTGAAATTGAGTTTTACTAA
- the miaB gene encoding tRNA (N6-isopentenyl adenosine(37)-C2)-methylthiotransferase MiaB: MKKLYIETFGCQMNVKDSEHIIAELSDFYGTTQNPKEADLIILNTCSVREKPVQKLFSELGALKKINPNAKFGVCGCTASHMGEEIIKKAPYVSFVLGARNVSRIKEVVDKEKAVITDIDYDDTTYVFKNTRKNPYKDFVNIMVGCDKKCTFCIVPKTRGKEISIPMDLILKQVENLAKDGVKEITLLGQNVNNYGKRFSVAHPKVDFTDLLREVSKIDGIERIRFTSPHPLHADDKFLDEFANNPKICKHIHFPLQSGSSKILQSMKRGYDKEWFLNRCEIIRQIPDVAISTDIIVGFPGESEEDFKDTLDVVEKVKFEQIFSFVYSPRPLTEAANYPNQVDKEVAKKRLWKLQELHAEILEEVSKKQIGKIYKVLVEEEGMGKSDNFFTVKLDKDPTLLGKIVDVKIHKANKHTLKGQVI, encoded by the coding sequence TTGAAAAAACTTTATATTGAAACATTTGGATGCCAAATGAATGTAAAAGATAGCGAGCATATTATTGCTGAGCTATCTGATTTTTATGGAACTACTCAAAATCCTAAGGAAGCTGACTTAATTATTCTTAATACTTGTTCTGTCAGAGAAAAACCTGTACAAAAACTCTTTTCAGAACTTGGAGCACTTAAAAAAATAAATCCTAATGCAAAATTTGGTGTTTGTGGATGTACAGCTTCTCATATGGGAGAAGAGATTATCAAAAAGGCTCCATATGTTAGTTTTGTGCTTGGGGCAAGAAATGTTAGTAGAATAAAAGAAGTAGTAGATAAAGAAAAAGCAGTAATTACAGATATTGATTATGATGACACTACATATGTGTTTAAAAATACAAGAAAAAATCCCTATAAAGATTTTGTTAATATTATGGTTGGATGTGATAAAAAATGTACTTTTTGTATTGTCCCAAAAACAAGAGGAAAAGAAATCTCAATTCCTATGGATTTAATATTAAAACAAGTTGAAAATTTAGCAAAAGATGGAGTAAAAGAGATAACTTTACTTGGACAAAATGTTAATAATTATGGAAAAAGATTTAGTGTTGCCCATCCAAAAGTTGATTTTACAGATTTACTAAGAGAAGTTAGTAAAATTGATGGGATTGAGAGAATTAGATTTACTTCTCCTCATCCACTTCATGCGGATGATAAGTTTTTAGACGAATTTGCAAACAATCCTAAAATTTGTAAGCATATTCACTTTCCTCTCCAAAGCGGAAGTAGCAAAATCTTACAAAGTATGAAAAGAGGATATGATAAAGAGTGGTTTTTAAATAGATGTGAAATAATTAGACAAATTCCAGATGTAGCAATTTCTACTGATATAATTGTAGGTTTTCCAGGAGAGAGTGAAGAAGATTTTAAAGATACCCTTGATGTAGTAGAAAAAGTTAAGTTTGAGCAAATTTTTAGTTTTGTCTATTCACCAAGACCTCTTACAGAAGCAGCAAATTACCCTAATCAAGTTGATAAAGAAGTTGCAAAAAAAAGATTATGGAAACTTCAAGAATTACACGCTGAGATTTTAGAAGAAGTTTCAAAAAAACAAATAGGAAAAATTTATAAAGTGTTAGTTGAAGAGGAAGGAATGGGTAAAAGTGATAACTTTTTTACAGTAAAACTTGACAAAGACCCTACTTTACTTGGTAAAATAGTCGATGTAAAAATACATAAAGCAAATAAACACACCTTAAAAGGACAAGTAATATAA
- the nusA gene encoding transcription termination factor NusA produces MEKIQDLLSLVANEKGLDFEEVKEAFKRSIIKTAKKILGDIDVDVEMEDKKLKIYQNFTVVNDDRALNEPEKYLYLDEARDFDENAQIGDKLRAELDLSKLGRSGAMALQREFEREITRLLENEIYRKLISKLNTIVSGEVIKVDNDENTYVELDGVRGVLPRRNRIKGEKFKVGDVLKALLKYVHFDNKKGITIELSRTSPKFLEKLIENAVPEVRDGLIKIHTSARIPGVRSKVAVSSLNPKIDPIGTIIGKNGVRINAISNELAGENIDVIEYSPQPEIFVARALSPAIVKSVKIDEKNGIAYVDVDPSEKAKAIGKNGVNITLASMLTKYKIELKSQEKSTDTSKLESLFKI; encoded by the coding sequence GTGGAAAAAATACAGGATTTATTATCTCTTGTTGCTAATGAAAAGGGGCTTGATTTTGAGGAAGTTAAAGAAGCTTTTAAGCGCTCAATCATTAAAACAGCAAAAAAAATTCTTGGTGATATTGATGTTGATGTTGAAATGGAAGATAAAAAGCTTAAAATTTATCAAAATTTTACTGTTGTAAATGATGATAGAGCATTAAACGAACCTGAAAAATATCTTTATTTAGATGAAGCAAGAGACTTTGATGAGAATGCTCAAATTGGAGATAAATTAAGAGCAGAGCTTGATTTAAGCAAACTTGGAAGAAGCGGTGCTATGGCACTTCAAAGAGAGTTTGAAAGAGAAATCACAAGACTTCTTGAAAATGAGATTTATAGAAAACTTATTTCTAAATTAAATACTATTGTTAGTGGAGAAGTTATAAAAGTTGATAATGATGAAAATACATATGTAGAACTTGATGGAGTTAGAGGAGTACTTCCAAGAAGAAATAGAATAAAAGGTGAAAAATTTAAAGTAGGAGATGTTTTAAAGGCACTTTTAAAATATGTTCATTTTGATAATAAAAAAGGAATTACAATTGAGCTTAGTAGGACTTCTCCAAAATTTTTAGAAAAATTAATTGAAAATGCAGTCCCAGAAGTTAGAGATGGACTCATTAAAATTCATACATCAGCAAGAATTCCAGGAGTTAGAAGTAAAGTAGCAGTAAGCTCATTAAATCCAAAAATTGACCCAATTGGAACAATTATTGGAAAAAATGGAGTTAGAATTAATGCAATTTCAAATGAACTTGCAGGTGAGAATATTGATGTTATTGAATATTCTCCTCAGCCAGAAATTTTTGTTGCAAGAGCATTGTCTCCTGCAATTGTCAAAAGTGTAAAAATTGATGAGAAAAATGGTATTGCTTATGTAGATGTAGACCCAAGTGAAAAAGCAAAAGCTATTGGAAAAAATGGAGTAAATATAACTCTTGCAAGTATGCTTACTAAATATAAAATAGAACTTAAATCTCAAGAAAAATCAACTGATACTTCTAAGTTAGAGAGTTTATTTAAAATTTAA
- the eno gene encoding phosphopyruvate hydratase translates to MVVIDNIFADEVLDSRGNPTVRATVVLSDGSSASAIVPSGASTGINEALELRDGDKSRFLGKGVLRACENVNTIIANELIGLSPYDQAEIDNLMLSLDGTENKSKLGANAILGVSMAVARAAARSLNLPLYRYLGGSNALVMPTPMLNIINGGAHADNDVDLQEYMIMPIGFDDFDLALRASVEVYHILKKLLAADGHSTSLGDEGGFAPNFKNNEEPIEYILKAIEEAGYKPGKEIAIALDAASSEFYKDGKYILAGENRELTKEEMVEFYENLVNKYPIVSIEDGMAEEDFDGWKLLTQRIGSKVQLVGDDLFVTNKKLLQKGIDLGVANAILIKPNQIGSVTETMQTVRLAQRNGYNCIMSHRSGESEDSFIADFAVALNTGQIKTGAPARGERTAKYNRLLQINRSAYGTEYVGKELFKK, encoded by the coding sequence ATGGTAGTAATTGATAATATTTTTGCGGATGAAGTATTAGATAGTAGGGGTAATCCAACAGTTAGAGCAACAGTTGTATTAAGCGATGGAAGTTCTGCAAGTGCAATTGTTCCAAGTGGAGCAAGTACAGGTATTAATGAAGCACTTGAACTAAGAGATGGTGATAAAAGTAGATTCTTAGGAAAAGGAGTACTAAGAGCTTGTGAAAATGTAAATACTATTATTGCTAATGAACTTATTGGTCTTTCACCATATGACCAAGCTGAGATTGATAATTTAATGCTAAGTCTTGATGGAACTGAGAATAAATCTAAACTTGGTGCTAATGCAATTTTAGGTGTTTCTATGGCAGTTGCAAGAGCTGCTGCAAGAAGCTTAAATCTTCCACTTTATAGATATCTTGGAGGAAGCAATGCATTAGTTATGCCAACTCCAATGCTTAATATTATTAATGGTGGAGCACATGCTGATAATGATGTTGATTTACAAGAATATATGATTATGCCAATAGGCTTTGATGATTTTGATTTAGCACTTAGAGCATCAGTTGAAGTTTATCATATATTAAAAAAATTGCTTGCAGCTGATGGTCATTCAACTTCTCTTGGAGATGAGGGTGGATTTGCTCCTAATTTTAAAAATAATGAAGAACCAATTGAATATATACTAAAAGCAATTGAAGAAGCAGGTTATAAACCAGGAAAAGAGATTGCTATTGCACTTGATGCAGCAAGTAGCGAATTTTATAAAGATGGAAAATATATTTTAGCAGGAGAAAATAGAGAATTAACAAAAGAAGAGATGGTTGAGTTTTATGAAAATTTAGTAAATAAATATCCAATTGTATCAATCGAAGATGGTATGGCAGAAGAAGACTTTGATGGTTGGAAACTTTTAACTCAAAGAATTGGAAGTAAAGTACAACTTGTTGGAGATGATTTATTTGTTACAAATAAAAAACTTTTACAAAAAGGGATTGATTTAGGCGTTGCAAATGCAATTTTAATTAAGCCAAATCAAATAGGAAGTGTTACTGAGACAATGCAGACAGTAAGACTTGCTCAAAGAAATGGTTATAATTGTATAATGTCTCATAGAAGTGGTGAGAGTGAAGATAGCTTTATTGCAGATTTTGCAGTAGCACTAAATACTGGTCAAATCAAAACAGGTGCACCTGCAAGAGGTGAAAGGACTGCAAAATATAATAGACTTCTTCAAATAAATAGAAGTGCATATGGTACTGAATATGTTGGTAAAGAGTTATTTAAAAAATAG
- a CDS encoding menaquinone biosynthesis family protein: MSNIFKKYTIAHSPDADDIFMYYAIKFGWTSINKKWKMENGKLKYKFKNVAEDIESLNQKALKNIYDVSAISFGVYPFIKNEYALLKTAISFGYGYGPKLIKLKGKKLKPNFKVALSGEYTTNALIFKIAYPNARIVYKNFLEIENAVLSGEVDAGLLIHESILTFDERLEVEKELWDIWQELAGNLPLPLGGMAIRRSIPLIDAINIEEILIKAVEIANKHKNILANMLLERNLVRVNSKILDKYLNMYANEKSIILDKDQIKALNKLYEIGYKHNLLPCMKDIRKYMIPEEYKNVRFQ, translated from the coding sequence ATGAGTAACATTTTCAAAAAATATACTATTGCTCACTCACCAGATGCTGATGATATTTTTATGTATTATGCTATTAAGTTTGGATGGACCTCTATAAATAAAAAATGGAAAATGGAAAATGGAAAATTAAAATATAAATTTAAGAATGTAGCTGAGGATATAGAGAGTTTAAATCAAAAAGCTCTAAAAAATATATATGATGTAAGTGCTATTAGTTTTGGAGTATACCCTTTTATAAAAAATGAGTATGCTTTACTTAAAACTGCTATTAGTTTTGGATATGGTTATGGACCAAAACTTATAAAATTAAAAGGAAAAAAATTAAAACCTAACTTTAAAGTTGCTTTAAGTGGAGAATATACAACTAATGCATTAATTTTCAAGATTGCCTACCCAAATGCAAGAATAGTTTATAAAAACTTTCTTGAAATAGAAAATGCTGTATTAAGTGGAGAAGTGGATGCGGGATTGTTGATTCACGAGAGTATTTTAACATTTGATGAGAGACTTGAAGTTGAAAAAGAACTGTGGGATATATGGCAAGAGTTAGCAGGAAATTTACCACTTCCTCTTGGTGGAATGGCTATTAGACGCTCAATTCCTTTAATTGATGCTATAAATATTGAAGAGATTTTAATAAAAGCAGTTGAAATTGCAAATAAACACAAAAATATTTTAGCAAATATGTTATTAGAAAGAAACTTAGTAAGGGTTAATTCTAAAATACTTGATAAATATCTTAATATGTATGCAAATGAAAAATCAATTATTTTAGATAAAGACCAAATCAAAGCATTAAATAAACTTTATGAAATTGGATATAAACATAATTTACTTCCTTGCATGAAAGATATAAGAAAATATATGATTCCAGAGGAATACAAAAATGTTAGATTTCAATGA
- a CDS encoding shikimate kinase: MELKLSFTNIILTGFMGSGKSTIGRILAKNLNTYFIDTDNLIENFENKTIKKIFEEEGEESFRQKERYCFNWIKKSVKNTVISVGGGFPVFIPEIKEAGVVIYLKVDFQDILKRMNEEEIKKRPLFQDIKKAKELYEKRDKIYKNLADYIIENKNMDETIKKIKDIYGS; the protein is encoded by the coding sequence ATGGAGTTGAAATTGAGTTTTACTAATATTATTCTTACAGGCTTTATGGGAAGCGGAAAAAGCACAATTGGTAGAATATTAGCAAAGAATTTAAATACATATTTTATAGATACAGATAATTTAATAGAAAATTTTGAAAATAAAACAATAAAAAAGATTTTTGAAGAAGAGGGAGAAGAGAGTTTTAGACAAAAAGAGCGCTATTGTTTTAATTGGATAAAAAAAAGTGTAAAAAATACAGTTATTTCTGTTGGCGGAGGTTTTCCTGTTTTTATTCCTGAGATAAAAGAAGCAGGAGTGGTTATTTATTTGAAAGTTGATTTTCAAGATATTTTAAAAAGGATGAATGAAGAGGAGATAAAAAAAAGACCACTTTTTCAAGATATTAAAAAAGCAAAAGAGTTATATGAAAAAAGAGATAAAATTTATAAAAATTTAGCCGATTATATTATTGAGAATAAAAATATGGATGAGACAATAAAAAAAATAAAGGATATATATGGAAGTTAG
- a CDS encoding tyrosine-type recombinase/integrase, with the protein MKNFLNKEAEKFLKFIAKTNSLQTHRTYENVLKEALNFIELESNIIDITPYRLHIANLSKKTIAKKVSVLRSFFDFLKQEGYKFKIVGDEHIKVPKTLPKPISLENIKEALKVANIDEYLAIIVIFSLGLRISEALNIKLSDIHGDWIEIKGKGNKTRILPLHPKLKEFIQKYLKINPKKEYLFEKDGKKYSENQLRYTIQKAFKKIGIHATPHQLRHSFATYMLDKGARINDVSELLGHEFISTTQIYTKLSNSLKLKNYLKAHPLC; encoded by the coding sequence ATGAAGAACTTTTTAAATAAAGAAGCTGAAAAATTTTTAAAATTTATTGCTAAAACTAACTCGCTTCAAACACATAGAACCTATGAGAATGTTTTAAAAGAAGCTTTGAATTTTATAGAGTTAGAAAGCAATATAATAGATATCACTCCATATAGACTCCATATTGCAAACTTATCTAAAAAAACTATTGCAAAAAAAGTATCTGTCCTTAGAAGTTTTTTTGACTTTTTAAAACAAGAAGGCTATAAATTTAAAATTGTTGGAGATGAACATATAAAAGTGCCAAAAACACTTCCAAAACCAATTAGTTTAGAAAACATAAAAGAGGCCTTAAAAGTTGCTAATATAGATGAATATTTAGCTATTATAGTTATTTTTTCACTTGGTCTTAGAATTAGTGAAGCACTAAACATAAAACTATCAGATATTCACGGTGATTGGATTGAAATTAAAGGAAAAGGAAACAAAACAAGAATACTTCCTCTTCATCCAAAACTTAAAGAATTTATACAAAAATATCTAAAAATAAATCCTAAAAAAGAGTATTTATTTGAAAAAGATGGTAAAAAATATAGTGAAAATCAATTAAGATATACTATTCAAAAAGCATTTAAAAAAATAGGAATACATGCAACTCCTCATCAATTAAGACACTCATTTGCAACTTATATGCTCGATAAAGGTGCAAGAATTAATGATGTTAGTGAATTACTTGGACATGAGTTTATATCAACAACTCAAATATATACAAAACTAAGCAACTCTTTAAAACTAAAAAATTATCTAAAAGCACATCCGCTATGTTAA
- a CDS encoding HP0268 family nuclease, with the protein MKLKLVGPNNEIIEKTFEEFTKEIKPNSFYYFHKDTSYKDLKDLIDKLEKSGYSVYFREVKFGLDEGAYMYELHII; encoded by the coding sequence ATGAAATTAAAGTTAGTAGGTCCTAATAATGAAATTATAGAAAAAACTTTTGAAGAGTTTACAAAAGAGATAAAACCTAATAGTTTTTACTATTTTCATAAAGATACAAGTTATAAAGATTTGAAAGATTTAATTGATAAACTTGAAAAGAGTGGATATTCAGTTTATTTTAGAGAAGTTAAATTTGGTCTTGATGAGGGAGCTTATATGTATGAGCTTCATATAATTTGA
- the recA gene encoding recombinase RecA codes for MDEKKQKALELALKQVEKQFGKGSLVKLSEKEIEPIAAIPTGSFGLDIALGIGGIPKGRITEIYGPESSGKTTLALSIIAQAQKDGGVAAFIDAEHAFDPIYARNIGVDIDNLLVSQPDYGEQALEIVETLARSGAVDIIVVDSVAALTPKAEIEGNMGDAQVGVQARLMSQALRKLTAAIHKMNTTVVFINQIRMKIGMMGYGSPETTTGGNALKFYSSVRLDVRRIATLKQGDKEVGNRVKVKVVKNKVAPPFRIAEFDIMFGKGISREGEILDFGVKLDIIDKSGAWFSYGATKLGQGKENAKEYLRSHPELMHEIEAKIKEALGMELSHMIETIEKQDEDELNLKGE; via the coding sequence ATGGATGAAAAAAAGCAAAAAGCACTTGAACTTGCCTTAAAGCAAGTAGAAAAGCAATTTGGTAAAGGAAGTTTAGTTAAACTCTCAGAAAAAGAGATAGAACCAATTGCTGCAATTCCAACAGGTAGTTTTGGACTTGATATAGCTCTTGGTATTGGCGGAATTCCAAAAGGTAGAATTACAGAAATTTATGGACCTGAGAGTAGTGGTAAAACTACCCTTGCTTTATCTATTATTGCACAAGCTCAAAAAGATGGGGGAGTTGCTGCTTTTATAGATGCAGAACATGCATTTGATCCTATTTATGCAAGAAATATAGGCGTAGATATTGATAATTTGCTTGTATCTCAACCAGATTATGGAGAACAAGCCTTAGAAATTGTAGAAACTCTTGCAAGAAGTGGAGCGGTTGATATAATTGTAGTAGATTCAGTAGCAGCCCTTACTCCAAAAGCAGAAATTGAAGGAAATATGGGAGATGCACAAGTTGGAGTTCAAGCAAGACTTATGAGCCAGGCTCTTAGAAAACTTACAGCTGCAATTCATAAAATGAATACAACTGTTGTGTTTATTAATCAAATAAGAATGAAAATTGGAATGATGGGATATGGCTCACCTGAAACTACGACAGGTGGTAATGCACTTAAATTTTATAGCTCAGTAAGACTTGATGTTAGAAGAATAGCAACTCTTAAACAAGGTGATAAAGAGGTTGGAAATAGAGTAAAAGTAAAAGTAGTAAAAAATAAAGTCGCACCTCCATTTAGAATAGCTGAATTTGATATTATGTTTGGAAAAGGAATAAGTAGAGAGGGTGAAATACTTGATTTTGGAGTTAAGCTTGATATTATTGATAAAAGTGGTGCTTGGTTTAGTTATGGTGCTACTAAGCTTGGTCAAGGTAAAGAGAATGCAAAAGAGTATTTACGTTCTCATCCTGAATTAATGCACGAGATTGAAGCAAAAATTAAAGAAGCCTTAGGAATGGAGCTTTCTCATATGATTGAGACTATTGAAAAACAAGATGAAGATGAATTAAACTTAAAAGGGGAATAA
- a CDS encoding type II toxin-antitoxin system PemK/MazF family toxin, translating to MLDFNEWLKRNENALKCKPRTQRASYIEFFEGEFKGDKIPEFKRGEIYFAKLTDSAKTRPFLIYQNDYLNKACFEGLYHTVVVLPLSGQILGGDYRVLIKKRDTMSKDSEIVATAIGIISTGKIIFSKGLVTKLTNEEMKKVDKAVLKVLGVKNAI from the coding sequence ATGTTAGATTTCAATGAATGGCTAAAAAGAAATGAAAATGCTCTAAAATGTAAGCCAAGAACTCAAAGAGCAAGTTATATTGAATTTTTTGAAGGGGAATTTAAAGGAGATAAAATTCCTGAGTTTAAAAGAGGTGAGATTTACTTTGCTAAACTTACTGATTCAGCTAAAACGAGACCTTTTTTAATATATCAAAATGATTATTTAAATAAAGCTTGTTTTGAAGGTCTATATCATACTGTGGTAGTTTTGCCACTCTCAGGACAAATACTTGGAGGAGATTATAGAGTGTTGATAAAAAAAAGAGATACAATGAGCAAAGATAGTGAAATTGTAGCAACAGCAATTGGTATAATATCAACAGGAAAAATTATCTTTTCAAAAGGATTAGTTACAAAATTAACAAATGAAGAAATGAAAAAAGTAGATAAAGCTGTTTTAAAAGTATTAGGAGTAAAAAATGCAATCTGA
- a CDS encoding DUF475 domain-containing protein, producing the protein MRYFYFSFFIGIVGILLAFFIGGLSAIYITSILALLEISLSFDNAVVNAKILKNMDKVWQRRFLTWGILIAVFGMRFVFPILIVSVAANIGIIKTINLALFDPQKYHEVLVNVEKLIYAFGGAFLWMVFSDFLFEEKEVRWIKPIEKTAEKFGRVNNISLIVAMIIGLIVIYDSKDYKIAIAYFLGILIYSILHGINSALSTEGAKSGLMGFLYLEVLDASFSFDGVIGAFAITSNILIIMLGLGIGAMFVRSLTIWMVERGVLDEYKYLEHGAHYAIGILAVIMLLKIFFHISEEITGTLGLLLLIIAFLHSKYEKSKQS; encoded by the coding sequence TTGAGATATTTTTATTTTTCTTTTTTTATTGGAATAGTTGGAATTTTGCTTGCATTTTTTATAGGAGGACTTAGTGCTATTTATATTACTTCTATTTTAGCACTTCTTGAAATTAGTTTGTCATTTGACAATGCGGTTGTTAATGCTAAGATTTTGAAAAATATGGATAAAGTTTGGCAAAGAAGATTTTTAACCTGGGGAATTTTAATAGCTGTTTTTGGTATGAGGTTTGTTTTTCCGATATTAATAGTCAGTGTTGCTGCAAATATTGGAATAATAAAGACCATAAATTTAGCACTTTTTGACCCACAAAAATATCATGAAGTGTTAGTAAATGTAGAAAAGCTCATTTATGCATTTGGTGGTGCTTTTTTATGGATGGTATTTAGTGACTTTTTATTTGAAGAAAAAGAGGTTAGATGGATTAAGCCTATTGAAAAAACAGCTGAGAAGTTTGGAAGGGTTAATAATATTTCATTAATTGTTGCAATGATTATTGGACTTATTGTTATTTATGATAGTAAGGATTATAAAATAGCAATTGCTTATTTTCTTGGAATATTAATTTATTCTATTTTGCATGGAATAAATTCTGCTTTATCAACTGAGGGAGCAAAATCTGGGCTTATGGGATTTTTATATTTAGAAGTTTTAGATGCTTCATTTAGTTTTGATGGAGTAATTGGTGCGTTTGCTATCACTTCAAATATTTTAATAATTATGCTTGGACTTGGTATTGGTGCTATGTTTGTTAGAAGTCTTACTATTTGGATGGTAGAAAGGGGAGTACTTGATGAATACAAATATCTCGAACACGGTGCTCATTATGCAATTGGTATTTTAGCTGTAATTATGCTTTTAAAAATATTTTTTCATATCAGTGAAGAAATCACAGGTACACTTGGTCTTTTGCTTTTAATTATTGCTTTTTTACATTCAAAATATGAAAAATCTAAACAATCTTAA
- a CDS encoding UDP-N-acetylmuramate dehydrogenase, translating into MENEEWRVIDFSKFSSIKIGPKLKVKIIDEFNYDDEFLIGRATNTLISSNAKNLGILSDRYKFIEYKNGYLKVGGAVKNRMLYNFCKRNNIGGFEFLAHLPGTIGGSIKMNAGVKSEEISNNLVAINGIDKKNFKFSYRKSNINSPVFEAIFEIKRDYDKNLDEYLKKLRLNQPKAPSLGSVFKNPKGDFAGRLIENVGLKGYKKGNIQISPIHANFFVNLGKGTFEDMIYLINLTKKRVKEKFNIDLELEIKIV; encoded by the coding sequence ATGGAGAATGAAGAATGGAGAGTTATAGATTTTAGTAAGTTTAGTTCTATAAAAATTGGACCGAAGTTAAAAGTAAAAATAATTGATGAATTTAATTATGATGATGAATTTTTAATAGGAAGAGCTACTAATACCTTAATTTCTTCAAATGCAAAAAATTTAGGTATTTTAAGCGATAGATATAAATTTATTGAATACAAAAATGGATATTTAAAAGTAGGAGGAGCAGTTAAAAATAGAATGCTTTATAATTTTTGTAAAAGAAATAATATTGGTGGATTTGAGTTTTTAGCACATCTTCCAGGTACTATTGGTGGAAGTATAAAAATGAATGCAGGAGTAAAAAGTGAAGAAATTTCCAACAATTTAGTTGCTATTAATGGAATTGATAAAAAAAATTTTAAATTTAGTTATAGAAAAAGTAATATAAATTCTCCTGTTTTTGAAGCAATTTTTGAGATAAAAAGAGATTATGATAAAAATTTAGATGAATATTTAAAAAAACTGCGTTTAAACCAACCAAAAGCCCCCAGCTTAGGAAGTGTATTTAAAAACCCAAAAGGTGACTTTGCTGGAAGATTAATTGAAAATGTAGGACTTAAAGGCTATAAAAAAGGGAATATTCAAATCTCTCCTATTCATGCAAATTTTTTTGTTAATTTAGGAAAAGGCACTTTTGAAGATATGATTTATTTAATAAATTTGACAAAAAAAAGAGTAAAAGAAAAGTTTAATATAGATTTAGAACTTGAAATTAAGATTGTTTAG